One part of the Rutidosis leptorrhynchoides isolate AG116_Rl617_1_P2 chromosome 1, CSIRO_AGI_Rlap_v1, whole genome shotgun sequence genome encodes these proteins:
- the LOC139883950 gene encoding uncharacterized protein, whose product MSSSILASNGVVLATAMAAGTAIFIAFFLHKHPTTTTTSAAAAIHRPRPCISSDGKKKVKKKKKKVQFTADVMEPSGNGDEFRKRLKSKSLYQNRNYLSKLKDEGDQKKISRNVKGLPANRMALYSGMIRDRGVQRVGYSC is encoded by the exons ATGTCCTCATCAATTTTGGCCTCAAATGGGGTGGTTCTTGCTACTGCCATGGCTGCCGGAACTGCAATTTTCATCGCCTTCTTCCTCCATAAgcaccccaccaccaccaccacctccgcCGCCGCTGCAATCCACCGCCCAAGGCCCTGTATCTCTTCAG ATGGGAAGAAAAAagtgaaaaagaagaagaaaaaagtgCAATTTACAGCTGACGTGATGGAACCAAGTGGAAATGGTGATGAGTTTAGAAAAAGACTGAAAAGTAAGTCTCTTTATCAGAACAGGAACTACTTGTCAAAATTGAAAGATGAAGGGGATCAAAAGAAAATATCAAGAAATGTCAAGGGTCTTCCTGCAAATAGAATGGCTCTTTACTCTGGGATGATCAGAGATCGTGGGGTTCAAAGAGTTGGTTATTCTTGTTAA